One region of Terriglobia bacterium genomic DNA includes:
- the oah gene encoding 6-oxocyclohex-1-ene-1-carbonyl-CoA hydratase: MRSAAAWCLCQINAWEAAMKDHNLVENFVPQEILVEERPVHDRDGRAVPGLHNVWITLNNPAELNSYTTSTAKEVILALRQASNDRAAVAVVLTGAGTRSFCSGGNTREYAEIYAGAPAEYRQYMRLFNDMVTAILHCDKPVICRVNGMRVGGGQEIGMACDFSIASDLAIFSQAGPKHGSVPDGGSTDFLPLYVGIERAIASATLCEPWSAHRFYALGGLTQIVPALKVNGRWTANPLVITDHFLDEYGRMALGEWKTGEEKGLAKKIMAEGIVDLKLLDDAVESMCTKLLYTMPDCLTKTVESLRKHKLEHWDRNRETSRAWLALNMMTEANAGFRAFHFGTKEQREVDFVRLRQRLGEGARWGEELIEEIAPWVARTETSKEELAKV; encoded by the coding sequence ATGCGTTCCGCCGCCGCGTGGTGCTTGTGCCAAATTAATGCCTGGGAGGCTGCGATGAAAGACCACAATCTGGTTGAAAACTTTGTTCCTCAAGAAATCCTGGTGGAAGAGCGGCCGGTGCATGATCGCGATGGCCGCGCCGTTCCCGGACTCCACAACGTGTGGATCACGCTGAACAATCCGGCGGAGCTGAACAGCTACACCACGTCTACGGCGAAAGAGGTAATCCTGGCATTGCGCCAGGCCAGCAACGATCGCGCCGCGGTGGCGGTGGTGCTGACCGGCGCAGGCACGCGCTCTTTCTGCAGTGGCGGCAACACGCGCGAATATGCCGAGATCTATGCCGGCGCTCCCGCGGAATATCGCCAGTACATGCGGCTGTTCAATGACATGGTTACGGCGATCCTGCATTGCGACAAGCCGGTGATCTGCCGAGTGAACGGCATGCGCGTTGGCGGCGGACAGGAAATCGGCATGGCCTGCGATTTTTCCATTGCCAGCGATCTGGCAATCTTCAGCCAGGCCGGTCCCAAACACGGCTCCGTACCGGATGGCGGCAGCACAGACTTTCTGCCACTGTATGTGGGAATCGAGCGGGCCATAGCCAGCGCAACCTTGTGCGAACCGTGGAGCGCGCATCGCTTTTATGCGCTGGGCGGGCTCACGCAGATTGTTCCCGCGCTGAAGGTGAATGGAAGATGGACGGCCAATCCGCTAGTCATCACCGACCACTTTCTGGATGAGTACGGACGCATGGCGCTGGGTGAATGGAAGACAGGCGAGGAAAAAGGTCTGGCCAAGAAAATTATGGCGGAGGGAATAGTTGATCTGAAGCTTCTGGATGACGCAGTGGAGAGTATGTGCACCAAACTGCTTTACACCATGCCAGACTGCCTGACCAAGACCGTGGAAAGCCTACGCAAACACAAGCTGGAGCACTGGGACCGCAATCGTGAGACCAGTCGCGCATGGCTGGCGCTGAATATGATGACCGAGGCCAACGCCGGCTTCCGCGCGTTTCACTTTGGAACGAAAGAGCAGCGTGAAGTTGATTTTGTTAGGCTGCGGCAACGTCTGGGTGAAGGCGCTCGCTGGGGAGAAGAGCTGATTGAAGAGATCGCGCCGTGGGTTGCTAGAACAGAGACATCCAAAGAGGAACTGGCAAAGGTGTAA
- the had gene encoding 6-hydroxycyclohex-1-ene-1-carbonyl-CoA dehydrogenase: MAIQGAYGYQLSTVGKPLDLAELPKLEPEENEVIVKVAGCGVCHTDVGFAAEGVATRHALPLVLGHEIAGHVVAAGDKASQWIGQAVIVPAVIACGECPACKAGRPTTCRRQFMPGNDGDGGFATHVRVPARGLCHVPDKLPAGVSLEALSVVADAVTTPYEAIRRSGLKAGEVAVIVGAGGIGSFAVQIAAAIGAKAVAVDIDTERLELAQQYGASLVLNADRSDEKQLRSSVRNFFSEQAASGSTLKIFEMSGAAAGQVTAFSLLDFGAYLAVVGFTPKKVEVRLSNLMAFDATACGNWGCPAEQYPAALALVLGGKIKIEPFIERHSLTETPEVLLGVARHAFRRRVVLVPN; this comes from the coding sequence ATGGCGATCCAGGGAGCATACGGCTATCAGCTTTCGACCGTTGGGAAACCGCTGGATCTGGCGGAGCTGCCGAAACTTGAGCCGGAGGAAAATGAAGTCATCGTCAAGGTGGCGGGATGCGGCGTCTGCCACACCGACGTAGGCTTTGCCGCTGAGGGCGTGGCCACGCGGCATGCGCTTCCACTGGTGCTGGGACATGAGATTGCCGGACATGTGGTTGCCGCGGGCGACAAGGCTAGCCAGTGGATTGGGCAGGCAGTGATTGTGCCGGCGGTAATCGCCTGCGGCGAATGCCCAGCCTGCAAAGCAGGCCGGCCAACTACGTGCCGGCGGCAGTTCATGCCGGGCAATGATGGCGACGGAGGTTTTGCCACGCATGTGCGGGTGCCGGCGCGAGGGCTGTGCCACGTTCCGGACAAGCTGCCCGCAGGCGTTTCTCTTGAGGCACTGTCTGTGGTGGCCGATGCGGTGACCACGCCTTATGAAGCGATTCGCCGTTCCGGGCTGAAGGCCGGCGAGGTGGCAGTGATTGTGGGCGCGGGCGGCATTGGCAGCTTTGCCGTGCAGATTGCCGCAGCTATAGGGGCGAAGGCAGTCGCGGTCGATATCGATACGGAACGCCTGGAACTTGCCCAGCAATATGGAGCTTCTCTGGTGCTGAACGCCGACCGCAGCGACGAGAAACAACTGCGATCGAGCGTGCGCAACTTTTTCAGCGAGCAGGCGGCTTCCGGCTCGACGCTGAAAATTTTTGAGATGAGCGGCGCTGCGGCAGGACAGGTCACCGCGTTCAGCCTGCTCGATTTCGGCGCTTACCTGGCGGTGGTTGGATTCACGCCGAAGAAAGTTGAAGTGCGCCTGTCAAACCTGATGGCCTTTGACGCCACGGCCTGCGGCAACTGGGGCTGTCCGGCAGAGCAATATCCCGCAGCGCTCGCCCTGGTGCTGGGCGGGAAGATCAAGATTGAACCATTCATTGAGCGCCATTCGTTAACCGAAACGCCGGAAGTACTGTTGGGGGTCGCGCGGCATGCGTTCCGCCGCCGCGTGGTGCTTGTGCCAAATTAA
- a CDS encoding acyl-CoA dehydratase activase has translation MPLVAGIDCGSGFTKALVAAQDAPGSELRILGRGRTRSGINVDQAASEALEQALAGNMRADLDYIAATGFGRYNLSFRDIAITEITTAARGAFFLFPRPGAVLDIGSQTTRAIAVKDNGRVNTFKSNDKCAAGSGMFIARAAKYLEVPLEQVGDLSLHAAHAHPISSVCAVLAESEIINHVSSGVSVEDILRGIHDSLADRAGALLKRVGLKDELTFIGGVAHQQGMVRALEQRLNVKVNVAEDCEYVCALGAAVLGLRRLASRN, from the coding sequence ATGCCGTTAGTAGCGGGGATTGATTGCGGATCGGGCTTTACCAAAGCGCTGGTGGCCGCGCAGGACGCGCCGGGAAGCGAGCTAAGAATCCTGGGCCGCGGGCGCACGCGGAGTGGAATCAACGTTGACCAGGCAGCCAGCGAAGCGCTGGAGCAGGCATTGGCGGGTAATATGCGTGCAGACTTGGACTACATTGCTGCGACTGGTTTTGGCCGCTACAACCTGAGCTTTCGCGATATTGCGATCACTGAAATTACCACTGCCGCGCGCGGTGCCTTCTTTCTTTTTCCCCGGCCCGGCGCCGTGCTCGATATTGGCAGCCAGACCACGCGCGCCATCGCGGTAAAAGATAACGGCCGCGTGAACACCTTCAAGAGTAATGACAAGTGCGCGGCGGGCTCTGGGATGTTTATTGCTCGCGCGGCGAAATATCTGGAGGTCCCGCTGGAGCAGGTGGGCGACCTTTCGCTTCATGCCGCCCATGCGCACCCCATCAGCAGCGTATGCGCGGTGCTGGCGGAAAGCGAGATTATCAACCACGTGAGCAGCGGCGTGAGCGTGGAAGATATTTTGCGCGGCATTCACGACTCGCTGGCCGACCGCGCCGGCGCGCTGCTGAAGCGCGTGGGGCTAAAAGACGAGCTGACCTTTATCGGAGGTGTGGCGCACCAGCAGGGAATGGTGCGAGCGCTGGAGCAGCGGCTCAACGTGAAGGTGAATGTGGCTGAAGATTGTGAATACGTCTGCGCGCTGGGCGCGGCGGTGCTGGGTTTGCGCCGCCTGGCCAGCAGGAACTGA
- a CDS encoding acyl-CoA dehydratase activase: protein MRIAAGVDVGSTQTKAVLMGTNGDGVKVLSRSLIDTGANVRKAAEKAFDECCQAAGVAQADVGFVVGTGYGRYNISFGHTQMTEISCHARGAHFLCPGTRTVIDMGGQDAKAIGVGPSGEVLDFVMNDKCAAGTGRFLANAAEVMGIGLDDIGPLSLRATRPVKIATVCTVFVESDILSYLSQGKRPEDIMGGVHLAIAKRTMSLARRVNIEPLVTMTGGVARNVGMVQALETVLGQKIIVTPDAQFMGAVGATLFSLEKLGESFESSVWREHAVSSGD, encoded by the coding sequence ATGAGAATTGCAGCAGGAGTGGACGTAGGATCAACGCAGACGAAAGCGGTGCTGATGGGCACCAACGGAGACGGCGTGAAGGTGCTGTCGCGTTCGCTGATTGATACCGGCGCCAACGTGCGCAAGGCGGCGGAAAAGGCTTTCGATGAGTGCTGCCAGGCGGCGGGCGTCGCGCAGGCCGATGTGGGCTTTGTGGTGGGCACAGGTTATGGCCGCTACAACATCTCTTTCGGCCACACACAGATGACGGAGATCAGCTGCCATGCCCGCGGCGCGCACTTTCTCTGTCCCGGCACACGCACGGTAATCGATATGGGCGGGCAGGACGCAAAGGCCATCGGCGTGGGCCCTTCCGGCGAAGTGCTGGATTTTGTGATGAACGATAAATGCGCCGCCGGAACCGGGCGCTTCCTGGCCAATGCCGCCGAGGTGATGGGCATCGGATTGGACGATATTGGCCCGCTGTCTCTCCGCGCGACTCGCCCTGTGAAAATCGCAACGGTATGCACGGTCTTTGTGGAATCTGACATTCTCTCTTACCTCTCACAAGGCAAGCGTCCTGAAGACATCATGGGAGGCGTGCACCTGGCGATTGCCAAGCGCACGATGTCACTGGCGCGCCGCGTGAACATTGAACCGCTTGTCACGATGACCGGAGGCGTGGCCCGCAACGTGGGCATGGTGCAGGCGCTGGAAACGGTGCTGGGACAAAAAATCATCGTCACGCCGGACGCACAGTTTATGGGCGCGGTGGGCGCTACGCTGTTCTCGCTGGAGAAGCTGGGCGAAAGTTTTGAATCCAGTGTTTGGAGGGAGCATGCCGTTAGTAGCGGGGATTGA